A stretch of DNA from Arthrobacter jiangjiafuii:
TGATGATCTTCGGCGCAACCGACAGCATGTTCGGCGTCCGCGATTCCGTGGAGATCATGGGAATTCCGCTGGGCGTCCTGATTGGCATCTTCGCCGTCGGCCTGGCCGCGTTCTCCCTGATTGTGGACTTCACCTCCGTGGAGCAGGGTGTGAAGGCGGGCGCTCCGCAGCGCTACTCCTGGACAGCTGCCTTCGGCCTGACCGTCACGCTGGTCTGGCTCTACGTGGAGATCCTGCGCATCCTCGCAATCCTCCGCGGCAACGACTAACAACCGGTATCCGGTTCCCCCGGATGCCGCAAAGAGGCCAGCAGGCAACCAGCCTGCCGGCCTCTTTGTGCGTTAAGGGTCATCCACTCTGTGCATGCCGTGAAGCGGACCGTAGTATCCGGTGAGGCCGGAGCTTTTGGGTGCGGCGACAGGGGGATAAGCATGGTGGAATCAACTCAGACCGAGCTGTCTCCGGCCCGGCTCCAAGTGCTGCTGCTGGCGCATCCCGACCTCGACGGCTTCCTTCAGGCACTTGCCGCCTATCTCTCGGAACACCTTGCCCCGGTACTGGGCAGCTCTGCCCCGGCCGGCTGTTCGCTGCGGATCGTGCGTCCGCGCCGGCAGCCCGTGCAGGTTGGAGACGGCCACGTCCACCAGATGCCGGACATGGCAGCCGCCTCCGTTCCGGTGCCGGGCGTGGAACCAGCCATCGCCGTCCTCTCCTGTTTCCGGTCCCGGCCCGGACCCCTCGGGGCCGAGGACGTCAGGGCCGTTGAGCTGGCCGCGGCCGGGATTGCCCCCGCACTGGCCCTGGCGCTGCGGCTGGACGGGCAGGCGCACCGGGCGAACAACCTGCAGGCCGCCATGGAATCGCGGACTGTCGTGGATCTGGCCGCCGGCATCATCATGGGACAGAACAACTGCAGCCAGGACCGGGCAGTGGAGATCCTCCGCAGCGTCTCCAACAGCCGCAACGTCAAGATCCGCGACGTTGCCGCAGGCGTGGTGGCGGTGGTGACTGACCGCGTGAGCACACACTTTGAGGAGTGACGCAGCTCGAAGGAGCCGCTGTAGGCTGGAGAAATGAGCGCACCCGGCTATGCCACGGCTGCTGTCCCCGCCACCGGCACCCAATACCAGCTTGTCCGTGACACGCCCACCGGGCGGGCGGAAGCGAAAATCGCCGCCCTCGCCGGCGCGCTGCGCAGCTATTCCGTGGACGGGACGGAGTACGTGGAAACCTACGCCGACAGCTCGCTGCCGCCGTCCGCCTGCGGAATCCTCCTGGCTCCCTGGCCGAACCGGGTGGCCGGCGGCCAGTGGACGCTTGATGGCCGCACCCAGCAGCTGGACATTACCGAACCATCGCTGGGCAACGCCAGCCACGGGCTGCTGCGCAACACCGGCTACACCCCGGCCGGAACCCCCACGGCGGGCAGCCTCACCCTGCAGGCCGAGATATTTCCCCAGCACGGATACCCCTTCCACCTCGTTCACGCGGCCACCTACAGCCTGGACGACGACGGCGGCCTCCGCGTGCGCCAGCACCTGACCAATGTGGGCGGGGCCCGGGCGCCGTTTGCGCTGGGGTCCCATCCCTTCCTGCGCGTCGGATCCGTCCCGGTCGAAGACCTGACGCTGACAGTGCCTGGACGCACCCGCCTGACCGTTGACGAACAGCTGATTCCCACCGGACAGGAGAGCGTCTCCGGAGCCGGCGACTTCCGCAGGGGCCGCCGGATCGGTGACCTGCTGTTGAATACCGCCTATACGGACCTCGAACCGGAGGACGGCGAATACCGGCACCGCCTGCAGGCACCGGACGGATCCGGCGTGATGCTCTGGAGCACGCCGGAGTTTGGCTATGTCCACGTATTTGTCACCGAAGCGTTCCCTGGACGCACCCGCGCGGTGGCGCTTGAGCCGATGACCGCTCCCGCCAACGCCCTTAACTCGGGGGAGGGGCTGCGCTGGCTCGAGCCGGATCAGTCCTTTGCCGCGGAATGGGGAATCCGCCCGGAACCGGCCCCCTGACGCAGCCGCGTAAAGGCTGCGTAAAGGTGGGAGCTACACCGAACCGATGTGGAAAGATGAGCCCATGAGACCTCACGCACGCAGTGTAGCCGCGCCCAAAGCGGTGCAGGCGGCGGCTGTCCGCTCCACGACCCGGGGCACCGACGACGTACCTTTTGCCCTGCGTGTCAGCGCTGCCTGGGCCTGGCGCCTCGGTGTCGTGCTGGTGGTCGCAGCAGGATTGGTCTGGATTCTGCGGAATTTCTCGCTGCTGATCATTCCCTTGATGATCGCCGGGCTGCTCGCGGGGCTGCTCTCGCCGGTCACCGGCTGGCTGCGGCGGAACAAGGTTCCCGGCGGGCTGGCCGTGGCCGTCACGATTGTCGCGTTCCTCGGACTCATCGCCGCTGCCCTGACCCTGGTCGGCCGGCAGCTGGCTCTGGGCTTCCGGGACCTGTGGGATGAAACCCGTTCCGGCGTCGAACAGATCCAGGGCTGGCTGGCATCGGGCCCGCTGCAGATCACCAACACCCAGATGGACTCACTGCTGCAGGAAGCCTCGAACACCCTCCAGCAGAACTCCGCCAACATCCTTTCCGGTGCACTCTCGGTCGGGACCGGCGCCGGCCACTTTGCCGCCGGGGTCCTGCTGACCCTCTTCGCCCTGGTGTTCTTCCTGCTGGACGGCCGCCGCATCTGGCGCTTCGTGGCTGGCCTCCTGCCGCGCCGCGCCCGTTCAGGCGGATATGGTGCCGGAATCCACGGCTGGGAATCCATGGTCAACTATGTCCGGGTCCAGCTGCTGGTCGCCTTTATCGACGCCGTGGGCATCGGCGCGGGCGCTGCCATCATCGGCGTCCCGCTCGCCCTGCCACTGTCCGTCCTGGTGTTCCTGGGATCCTTCGTGCCGCTGATCGGCGCCTTCCTCACCGGTTTTGTTGCCGTCCTGCTGGCCCTCGTGGCAAACGGATGGGTCAACGCACTGATCATGCTCGGCATTGTCCTGCTGGTCCAGCAACTGGAATCGCACATCCTCCAGCCACTGATCATGGGCCGGGCCGTGGCGCTGCATCCGCTGGCCGTGATCCTGGCCGTTACCGGCGGAACCCTTGCCGCCGGGATCCCCGGAGCACTGTTCTCCGTCCCGCTGCTGGCCATCCTGAACACCACGGTCCGCTACATTGCCGGCCGCGGCTGGGAGCGCGACGACGCGCTGGCGCGGGACCCTGTTTTTGCGGCAGTAGGCGCACCGGCGCCGCCACCCGAAGAGAACGATGACGCGTTGGATGACAACGCAGAAGACGAGAAACCACAGTGAACGACCTGGCCCTGCTGCCCGTGACGCTTGATGACATCGAGGAGGCAGCCAAGCTGCTGGACGGGGTGATCGCACGGACCCCCATCGAGGTCTCGCGTGCCCTGGGCCGGCAGACCGGCTCCAATGTCTACTTCAAGTGCGAAAACCTCCAGCGGGCCGGATCGTTCAAGGTCCGCGGCGCGTATGTCCGGATGGCCAAGCTCTCCCCGTCCGAACGCGACCGCGGCGTGGTTGCCGCGTCCGCCGGAAACCACGCGCAGGGTGTTGCAGTTGCCGCAGCCCGCCTGGGCATCAAGGCCCGGATCTTCATGCCCCTGGGCGTGGCCCTGCCGAAGCTTGCCGCCACGCAGGGGCACGGCGCCGAGGTAGTGCTGCACGGACACAACGTTGACGAAGCGCTGGCCGAGGCCCAGCGCTACGCCGACGAGACCGGGGCTGTCCTGGTGCATCCGTTCGACAACGCCGACATCATCGCCGGGCAGGGAACCATCGGCCTGGAACTGCTGGAACAGGTCCCCGATGTGGACACCGTCCTGATGGGGGTCGGCGGCGGCGGCCTGCTGGCCGGCGTCGCGGTCGCAATCAAGGCGCGGGCCAAGGAACTCGGGCGGGAGGTACGCATCATCGGCGTGCAGGCGGAAAACGCCGCCGCGTACCCGCCGTCGCTGGCCGCCGACGCGCTGGTGCCCCTGACCAAGGTGTCAACGATCGCCGACGGCATCGCCGTCGGCCGGCCGGGCCAGCTGCCGTTTTCCATCATCAAGGAACTGGTGGACGACGTCGTCACCGTCAGCGAGGACTCGCTGGCACGTGCGCTGATCTTCCTGCTGGAGCGCTCGAAAATGGTGGTCGAGCCGGCCGGCGCTGTGGGCGTGGCGGCCCTGCTGGACGGCAAGATCGAAAACCCGGGCAACACCGCCGTCATACTCTCCGGCGGCAACATCGACCCGATGCTGATGCTGAAAGTGATCCAGCGCGGCCTGGCCGCAGCGGGCCGCTACCTGGTGGTGCGGATCCTGCTTGATGACCGGCCGGGTTCGCTGGCGACCATTTCCCGGATCATCGCCGAGTCCGATGCGAACGTTACGGGCGTGGACCATACCCGGGTGGGCGGATCGATCAGCATGGGGGACGTGGCCATCACCATCAATATGGAAACCAAGGGACACGAGCACTGCGAACAGGTGCTGAACAACCTGCGTGCCCAAGGATTCCAGCCCGTCGTGCTGCACGGCTAAGGCATGCTGGCGAAGCGGGCCAGGACGGCCCTGTACGTATCCCTGGGCCTGGCGGCACTGATCTGGGCCTGCTATCTGCTGGCCATGGCTGCCGGTCCGGCCCTGCTGTACCAGCTGGGCATCCTGCCACGGCAGCTGCAGGGATTGGACGGCATCGTCTTCGGACCGCTGCTGCATGCCGGAGTCAACCATCTGCTGGGGAACACCCTGCCGCTGGTGGTCTTTTCCTTCCTGACCCTGCTCGAGGGCGTCAGGCGGTATCTGGTGGTCCTCGGCACATCCTGGCTGGCCTCCGGACTGGGTGTCTGGCTCTTCGGGGGCGGACTGACCGTGGGAATTTCCGGCGTCGTCTTCGGATTGTTTGCTTATCTGATGGTGCGCGGCATCTACAACCGGGACATCCTGCAGCTGCTGCTCGGCGGCTTCCTGTTCCTGGTTTACGGATCGCTGCTCTGGGGCGTGCTGCCGGTGTCCATCGGTGTTTCCTGGCAGGCGCACCTCTTCGGCGCGGCCGGGGGAGTGCTTGCCGCGGTGCTGCTCAGCAGGCACCGGCAGGGCAGGGGCACACGCAAAAGCGGGCCCTCCCAATGGAAGGACCCGCGATGACGTGCGAAAAAATCAGGAGCTGTAGGGCTTGGCTGCAATGATCTCCACGGAGATGCTCTTGCCGTTGGGCGCCGTGTACGTGGCGGTGTCGCCGGCCTTCATGCCCTGGATGGCTGCGCCGAGGGGCGACTTTTCGCTGTAGACGTTGATGTCCGAGTCGCCGGCGATTTCGCGGCTTCCCAGCAGGAAGGTCTCCAGATCGCCGGCGATCCTGGCTTCCACCAGCATGCCGGGCTCCACCACGCCGTCGTCCGCCGGGGCCTCGCCCACCTGGGCGGTGCGGAGCAGATGGGTCAGCTGGCGGATGCGTGCCTCAGCCTTGCCCTGCTCTTCCTTGGCCGCGTGGTACCCGCCGTTCTCCTTCAAATCGCCCTCGGACCGTGCCTGCTCAATGCGGGCAACGATTTCCGTGCGGCCGGGGCCGGACAGATGGTCCAGTTCCGCCTTCAGGCGGTCGTAAGACTCCTGAGTGAGCCAAGCGGCAGGTGCGCTGTTGGTGGACACGGGTCTCTCCTTATGTGACGACCGGACCAAACAAACTGGGCCGGTGGCTGAATACGCTTTTAAGGCCGGAATGGCCTGACAAGCAAAGACCCCGCCGGGCGGTGACCGGCTGTGTGCTGATCACCTGGGCGGGGCGTAACGTACGGTCCATACTAGTTCTGAAAACCCGTTTACCCAAGAACCCTGCGGGCTTGATCGCAGAAACCAAACGTGCGCACGGGCAAGGCGGGCCCTCCCTCCAGGGAAATCAGTTGGGGTCGATGGTCCAGCAGGCGTTCACTCCGCCGGTCACACCCAGTGAATCCGTGCGCAGAGCGAGCCGGTGCGCAGTGGTCCGCTCTTCGGCCGGGCCCACTGTAACGTTTTTCCAGCCCACGACGGCATGGGTTTCATTGAGGACCTGGACGGCGCAGGAAACGGTGGCGTCGGTGTCCTTGGTGACCTGGAAATCGACGGTGGCATGCCCGGCGTCGGGAATCGTGAAACCGACATCCTTGAAGGTGACGTCACCGCCCTCGGACGGCAAGGCGAAATAGCCGGCAGCAACCGCACCGAGCAGCAGGGCAGCACCGCCGGCAACGATCTTGGTGCGACGCGAGAGGCCCGGCTTGGGAGCACCGTATCGATTGGCTAATCTTGATGCTGACGGAGAACCATCCGGCGTCTGATCAGGGACCGGCTGCTTGTCAGGACCTTCCTCAATGCTCACCGCTCCATTTTATCGGAGTTTTCCCGTCTGATTTCCGCCGACCTCTCAGGAGCCGCTTCGTGCCGACCGCCCCAACTGACAATTCCCCTGCCCGGGAGCCGCTGCGCCTGCTGGCCGTCCACGCCCATCCGGATGACGAGGCCAGCAAGGGTGCGGCCACCATGGCCGCCTACGCGGCGCAGGGTGTCGAAGTCATGGTGGCCACCTGCACCGGCGGGGAGCGCGGCAGCGTGCTGAACCCGGCCATGGAGTCCAATGCCGGGGCCAAACGGGACCTTGCCGGGCTGCGGCGCACGGAGATGGCCAACGCCCGCAGGGAACTGAACGTGCAGCACCGGTGGCTGGGCTTCATGGACTCGGGTCTTCCCGAGGGGGACCCGCTGCCGGACCTGCCCTTCGGCTGCTTTGCCCTGGAACCCCTGTCCCATGCAGCGGCGCCGCTGGTCAGGCTCGTGCGCCGGTTCCGTCCGCACGTGATCATCAGCTACGACGAGAACGGCGGCTATCCGCACCCGGACCACATCATGGCGCACAAGGTGGCAGTTGAAGCCTTCGAAGCTGCCGGGGATCCGGACCGGTATCCGGGCACCGGGGCGGCCTGGGAGCCGTTGAAGCTCTACTATGACCGCGCGTTCAACCCCGAACGGTTCCGGGCGCTGCACGATGCGCTCATTGAGGCAGGTCTGTCCTCTCCTTACGCGGAGCGGATCGCTGCATGGGCTGAAACCGACACCGAGGGACACCAGCCTCCGGCACCGACCCATCCGACCACCACCCAGATTCAGTGTGGCGACTTTTTCGAGGCCCGCGACCGTGCGCTGAAGAGCCACCGGACGCAGGTTGACCCTGACGGCTTCTTTTTCGCCGTCAACGCCGACTCCCAGCGCAAGGTCTGGCCGTGGGAAGACTATTCGCTGATTATGTCCAGGGTTCAGACCGAGCTCCCGGAGACAGACCTCTTTGCCGGTATCCGCGCTGGTTTAGGATAGGGGGCAGGGACGGCGTAAAGCTGCCTGCTGCCAAGAGAGAGAAAACCCGTGAACTTCCTGTACAGCCTGCCCTCGCTCGTTAACCCAGGCGGAATGGAGGAAGACGAGCTGAAATCCGGTGTCGGTATCGCCGACGTGACACCGGGCCTGCTGGGCTTCCTGGCTACCGCCTTCCTGGTGCTGGTTGTGGTGTTCCTCATCCGCGATATGGTCAAGCGCATCCGCCGTGTCCGTTACCGTGAGCAGGCGCTGACCGGTGTGGGAACCGACGTGTTTATTCCCAGCGCCGAGGAGCCCGGCGCGCTCTCCAAGGAGCCGGCAGCCGGCGACGACGCACGGCCCGGCCGCACCGAACGCGGCTAGGGGCACCTGATGGCCGGGAGACTGGGCAACGAGGCTTCGGCCTACCTGCGCCAGCATGCCGGCAATCCCGTGGACTGGTGGCCCTTCGGCGACGAGGCCTTTGCCGAAGCGCGCCGGCGGAACGTGCCGGTGTTCGTGTCCATCGGCTACGCCGCCTGCCACTGGTGCCACGTCATGGCCCACGAGTCCTTTGAAGACCCGGCCACGGCCGAATACCTCAACCAGAACTTCGTTTCCATCAAGGTGGACCGCGAGGAACGTCCCGACGTCGATGCCGTGTACATGGCGGCCACCCAGGCCATGACCGGACAGGGCGGCTGGCCGATGAGCGTTTTCACCCTGCCGGACGGCCGGACGTTTTACGCGGGGACCTATTTCTCGCCCCGGCGGGTCCAGGGCTTGCCCTCCTTCCCGGATGTGCTGGAGGCGGTGTCCTCCGCCTACCGGGACCGGCCTGCCGAAGTCGAACAGAGCGCCGCCCAGCTGGCCACGCATCTGGCCTCCGCACAGCAGGGCAACCGGCGTCTCCTTGGACCGCTTACGGACAGTGCTGCTGCCGGCATGGTCCCGGCCCCGGACCTGGCCACTGGTTCCGGGGGCGGGACGGACGGCGGCGTTCTGTCCGCCGCCGTGGAGACCCTGGCAGGACTGGAAGACCGGCAGTTCGGCGGCTTCGGCGGGGCTCCCAAGTTCCCGCCTTCCACCACCCTGCGCTTCCTGCTCGCCCACGCACGCAGCGATGCCTCCACGGCAGCCGAAGCCGCTGCGCTGGCGGACCGCACCCTGGGCGCAATGGCCCGCAGCGCGCTCTACGACCAGCTGGAGGGCGGGTTTGCCCGCTACACGGTTGATCGGCGGTGGGCAGTGCCGCACTTTGAAAAGATGCTCTACGACAACGCCCAGTTGCTGGGGCTGTACGCGCAGTGGGCCCGCACGGCCGGCTCCGCCGAGGACCGCAGGCTCGCCCTGCGGGTGACCCGGGAGACCGCCGGATGGCTGGTCGACCGGCTGCGCGTGGACGGCGGCGGCCTGGCTTCGTCCCTGGATGCCGACACGATCGAAAACGGCCACCGGGTGGAGGGCGGCACCTACGTCTGGACCCTCGCCCAGCTGCGCGAGGTCCTGGGTGCTGCCGCCGGCGGGGTGGAGGAGCTGCTGGACCTGCAGGCCGGCAATCTGGGCGCCCACGGAGGGAAGCCCGGCCCCGACGGCGTCTTCGGCTCCACCCTGCACTTCGGGCGTCCGCTGGATCCGGCCGGGGAGGACCTGTGGCTCGGCATCCGTGCCGAGCTGCTGGCTGCCCGTAACCGGCGCCCCCAGCCGGAGCGGGACTCGAAAGTGGTGGCCGGCTGGAACGGGCTGGCGGTGGCTTCGCTGGCTGCCGCCGCCGTCGTGCTTGGCGACGCCGGCGAGCAGGATGCCGCACGGCGCGCCCGGCAGGCCGCAGAGGACGCGGCCGGCTACCTGCTGCGCGTGCACCGGACCGGTACCACCCTGCGGCGGGTCTCCCACAACGGCAGCGCCCAGGGCATCGAGGGCCTGCTGGAGGACTATGCCGGCGTGGCCGAGGGGCTGTTCGCGCTGTATGCGGCCACCGGCAACGAGGACTGGTACACCGCGGCGGAGTCGCTGGTCCGCTCCGCCCAGGAGCGCTTCCTCTCGGCAGGCGTGCTGCAGGACACCGCCATCCGGCCAAACCAGCTCGCCAATGCGCAGGGTGCCCAAGGGGCCGCGGACCCGATGGACGGTCCCGCCCCCAGCGGAACGGCGCTCTTCGCCGGTGTGCTCCTGACCTACTCCGCTTACTCCGGGTCGCTGCAGCACCGGGCCCTGGCGCAGCGGCTGCTCGCCCACGTCGAGATAGTGGCGCCCCGGGCGCCGCAGGCGGTGGGCTGGGCTTTGTCCGTCCTGCAGGCCCTCCAAGACGGTCCGCGCGAACTGGCGGTGACCGGAACCGACGCCGCCAGCGTTCACGGACTGCTGCGCAGCGCGCGCGACGCCGCAGGCCCGGTTCCGGTTCTCGCGTTCCGGATAACGCCGGAGGGTGACGGGAAGGACGGCATCGGGACGGCCGGGACCCGAGTGCCCTTGTTGGAGGGCCGGGAACCGGGATCAAAGCCCGCCGTGGCCTACCTCTGCCGGGGGATGGTGTGCCGGCGCCCGGTGACCAGCGCGCAGGAGCTTACCGAGCTGCTAGCCGAAGGCTGAGGCTACGCGGCGGGCACCGAGAGCACTGCGAGCAGGATGGCAATGTAGTGGCAGGCAAAGCCGGCCAGGGTGAAGGCATGGAAGATCTCATGGAACCCGAACCAGTCCAGTGACGGATTCGGCTTCTTCAGGGCGTAGATCACGGCACCGGCTATGTACATGGCGCCGCCTACACAGACGAGCACCGCTGCGGCGGGATTCACGGTCAGGAAATCCGGAATGTAGACGAGCGCGGCAAGGCCGAGGGCAATGTAGACCGGGGTGTAGAGCCAGCGCGGGGCATTGAGCCACACCAGCCGGAAGAGGACCCCGGCCACCGCCCCGCCCCAGATGAACCAGAGCAGGACTTCGGCTTTTTCCGGGGGCAGCAGGGCCCAGGCCAGCGGCGTGTACGAGCCGGCAATCACCAGCATGATGTTCGTGTGGTCCAGGCGCTTGAGAATCCGCTTGACCTTGGGGGACCAGTTGCCCCGGTGGTAGACCGCCGAAACGCCAAACAGCAGGACTCCGGTGACAGCATAAACGGTGGAAGCAATGCGGGTGCCGGTGGTCGGCGCCAGGGCTATCAGGACTATGCCGGCGGCCAGGACCAGCGGGGTGGCCCCGGCATGCAGCCAGCCACGGAATTTCGGTTTGATATCCAGGATGTCCGCAACGTGCTCGACGGCGGATTCCACCGGTCCGGGAGCGTTCCGTGAGGTGGGATTCCGCTCTGCCGGGGCGGACGACGATGAAGAAGCCATGTAAAAAATCCTAACCTACGCAACGGTAGGTTACGGAGCGGCGAGCTGCCCCCGCAGCCCCGGAAAACCCGCCGCGCACGATCGGTGCGTATTTTGGGAATACACTTTTTAGTGCGCCACCCGCTCCCGGGTCGCGTTACCCCGGCACAGAGGACAGGCAGGTGCGGCTCCGCATGAGGTTCCCGGGCGTTGTGTATGCCTACTACGAGCGCAAGCTGCGCCGCAGCCTCAGCACGGACCGCATTCCCGGACACATCGGCGTCATGGTGGACGGCAACCGGCGCTGGGCAAAGCTCGCCGGTGCGCCCACTGCCGACGGGCACCAGGCCGGCGCAGACAAGATCCTGGAATTCCTTGGCTGGTGCCAGGAACTGGGCGTGCGCCGGGTAACGCTGTACATGCTCTCCACCGACAACCTGAACCGGGATCCGGACGAGCTTGATCCCCTGCTGGACATCATCGGCAACACCCTGGACCGGCTGGGGGAGAAGGGGGACCTGCGGGTCAACGCCGTTGGCGCCCTGGACATCCTGCCGGCCGATCTCAGCCGGAAACTCAACGCGCTCGGGGCCAGCACCGCGGACGCCGAAGGCCTGCACGTCAACGTAGCCATCGGCTACGGCGGACGACGGGAAATCGTGGACGCCGTCAAAGAACTCCTGAACGACGCAGCCGCGCACGGCAAGACCATAGCCGAAATCACCGACGAGCTGTGCGACACCCAGATCTCCGAGTATCTCTATACCCGCGGCCAGCCCGATCCGGAACTGGTGATCCGCACCTCCGGCGAGCAGCGGCTGTCCGGATTCCTGATGTGGCAGAGCGCCTACAGCGAGTTCTATTTCTGCGAGGCACTCTGGCCGGACTTCCGCCGCGTGGACTTCCTGCGCGCGTTGCGCGACTACGCGTCCCGGCAGCGCCGCTTCGGATCCTGATTTCCCGGCACTTGGCCTAAGTTCCCGGTACCCCGCACAAAACGGAACTGTGTCCTGCAGCGGGCAAAGCCCGACCCGGCGTACCTTGGTGCTATTGATCACCCGCACCTATCCGGGGCAGCGCCCCTGAGTGGAGTTTCCCGTGGCTGTGCCTTCTTCCCCGCGAACTTCCCCGCGAACCTCTCCCGAACCCCGTCCGGCACCGGATCCGGCCCTGCAAGGACCGGGCGCCGGGGACGCTCCGGCCGGGTTTGTGCTGGACACCTCGGTGCTGCTTTCGGATCCGAGGGCGGTGCTGCGGTTCGCCGAACACGAGGTGATCCTTCCGCTGGTGGTGATCACCGAACTGGAAAAGAAACGCCACGATCCGGAACTGGGCTATTTCGCCCGCGCCGCCCTGCGCCTGCTCGACGACCTGCGCGCCGAACACGGCGGGCTGGGCGCCCCCGTTCCGCTGGGCGACTCCGGCGGAACCCTGCGGGTGGAGCTGAACCATGTATCGCTGGACGTGCTTCCCCACGGAATCCGCGGCGTCGACAATGACAGCCGTATCCTCGCCGTCGCCCGGGCCCTGGCGGATGAGGGGCGGAACATCACCGTGGTCTCCAAGGACCTGCCGATGCGGGTCAAGGCCTCGGCCGTGGGCCTGCGGGCCGAGGAATACCGTTCCGGCCTGGTCCGGGACACCGGCTGGACCGGCGTCGTGGAACTGGACGTCACGGACGCCGACGTCGACGGCCTGTACGAACACCGTCCGGTCTTCATTCCCGGGGCTGCAGAACAGCCGGTGAACACCGGAGTGGTCCTGGTCTCCGGCCGGGGCTCGGCGCTGGGCCGGGTCGGGGCGGACAAACAGGTGCGGCTGGTCCGCGGCGACCGCGAGGTGTTTGGCCTGCACGGGCGCTCCGCAGAGCAGCGGCTGGCCATTGACCTGC
This window harbors:
- a CDS encoding PhoH family protein, producing MQGPGAGDAPAGFVLDTSVLLSDPRAVLRFAEHEVILPLVVITELEKKRHDPELGYFARAALRLLDDLRAEHGGLGAPVPLGDSGGTLRVELNHVSLDVLPHGIRGVDNDSRILAVARALADEGRNITVVSKDLPMRVKASAVGLRAEEYRSGLVRDTGWTGVVELDVTDADVDGLYEHRPVFIPGAAEQPVNTGVVLVSGRGSALGRVGADKQVRLVRGDREVFGLHGRSAEQRLAIDLLMDPAVGIVSLGGRAGTGKSALALCAGLEAVLERREHRKVVVFRPLYAVGGQELGYLPGSEAEKMGPWGQAVFDTLEALVSKEVVEEILDRGMLEVLPLTHIRGRSLHDSFVIVDEAQSLEKNVLLTVLSRIGQNSRVVLTHDIAQRDNLRVGRHDGVAAVVETLKGHPLFGHITLTRSERSPIAALVTELLEEGQIG
- the trhA gene encoding PAQR family membrane homeostasis protein TrhA yields the protein MASSSSSAPAERNPTSRNAPGPVESAVEHVADILDIKPKFRGWLHAGATPLVLAAGIVLIALAPTTGTRIASTVYAVTGVLLFGVSAVYHRGNWSPKVKRILKRLDHTNIMLVIAGSYTPLAWALLPPEKAEVLLWFIWGGAVAGVLFRLVWLNAPRWLYTPVYIALGLAALVYIPDFLTVNPAAAVLVCVGGAMYIAGAVIYALKKPNPSLDWFGFHEIFHAFTLAGFACHYIAILLAVLSVPAA
- a CDS encoding isoprenyl transferase, which produces MRFPGVVYAYYERKLRRSLSTDRIPGHIGVMVDGNRRWAKLAGAPTADGHQAGADKILEFLGWCQELGVRRVTLYMLSTDNLNRDPDELDPLLDIIGNTLDRLGEKGDLRVNAVGALDILPADLSRKLNALGASTADAEGLHVNVAIGYGGRREIVDAVKELLNDAAAHGKTIAEITDELCDTQISEYLYTRGQPDPELVIRTSGEQRLSGFLMWQSAYSEFYFCEALWPDFRRVDFLRALRDYASRQRRFGS